A portion of the Eulemur rufifrons isolate Redbay chromosome 30, OSU_ERuf_1, whole genome shotgun sequence genome contains these proteins:
- the USP27X gene encoding ubiquitin carboxyl-terminal hydrolase 27: MCKDYVYDKDIEQIAKEEQGEALKLQASTSTELSHQQCSVPGIGEKYPTWETTKPELELLGHNPRRRRITSSFTIGLRGLINLGNTCFMNCIVQALTHTPILRDFFLSDRHRCEMPSPELCLVCEMSSLFRELYSGNPSPHVPYKLLHLVWIHARHLAGYRQQDAHEFLIAALDVLHRHCKGDDVGKAANNPNHCNCIIDQIFTGGLQSDVTCQACHGVSTTIDPCWDISLDLPGSCTSFWPMSPGRESSVNGESHIPGITTLTDCLRRFTRPEHLGSSAKIKCGSCQSYQESTKQLTMNKLPVVACFHFKRFEHSAKQRRKITTYISFPLELDMTPFMASSKESRMNGQLQLPTNSGNNENKYSLFAVVNHQGTLESGHYTSFIRHHKDQWFKCDDAVITKASIKDVLDSEGYLLFYHKQVLEHESEKVKEMNTQAY; encoded by the coding sequence ATGTGTAAGGACTATGTATATGACAAAGACATTGAGCAAATTGCCAAAGAAGAGCAAGGAGAAGCTTTGAAATTACAAGCCTCCACCTCAACAGAGCTTTCTCACCAGCAGTGTTCAGTGCCAGGCATTGGTGAGAAATACCCAACCTGGGAAACAACCAAACCAGAATTGGAACTGCTGGGGCACAACCCACGGAGAAGGAGAATCACCTCCAGCTTCACCATCGGTTTAAGAGGACTAATCAATCTCGGCAACACGTGCTTTATGAACTGCATTGTCCAGGCTCTTACCCACACTCCGATACTGAGAGATTTCTTCCTCTCTGACAGGCACCGATGTGAAATGCCGAGTCCTGAGTTGTGTCTGGTCTGTGAGATGTCTTCACTCTTTCGGGAGTTGTATTCTGGAAACCCATCTCCTCATGTTCCCTATAAGTTACTGCACCTGGTGTGGATACATGCTCGCCATTTAGCAGGGTACAGGCAACAGGATGCCCACGAGTTCCTCATCGCAGCGTTAGATGTCCTGCACAGGCACTGCAAAGGTGATGATGTCGGGAAGGCGGCTAACAATCCCAACCACTGTAACTGCATCATAGACCAAATCTTCACGGGTGGCCTGCAGTCTGATGTCACCTGTCAAGCCTGCCATGGCGTTTCCACTACCATAGACCCATGCTGGGACATTAGTTTGGACTTGCCTGGCTCTTGCACCTCCTTCTGGCCCATGAGCCCAGGGAGGGAGAGCAGTGTGAATGGGGAAAGCCACATACCAGGAATCACCACCCTCACGGACTGCTTACGAAGGTTTACAAGGCCAGAGCACTTAGGAAGCAGTGCCAAAATCAAATGTGGTAGTTGCCAAAGCTACCAGGAATCTACCAAACAGCTCACAATGAATAAATTACCTGTCGTTGCCTGTTTTCATTTCAAACGGTTTGAACACTCAGCCAAACAGAGGCGCAAGATCACTACATACATTTCCTTTCCTCTGGAGCTGGATATGACACCGTTTATGGCCTCaagtaaagaaagcagaatgaATGGACAGTTGCAGCTGCCAACCAATAGTGGAAACAACGAGAATAAGTATTCCTTGTTTGCCGTGGTTAATCACCAAGGAACCTTGGAGAGTGGCCACTATACCAGCTTCATCCGGCACCACAAGGACCAGTGGTTCAAGTGTGATGATGCCGTCATCACCAAGGCCAGTATTAAGGATGTACTGGACAGTGAAGGGTATTTACTGTTCTATCACAAACAGGTCCTGGAACATGAAtcagaaaaagtgaaagaaatgaaTACGCAAGCCTACTGA